The genomic DNA GCGCGCCGCGCCGCGAGGCCCAGCCCGAGGCCTGGGCGGCGCCCCCGTTCGCGCTTCCGACGATCGACATCCCGAGTCACGACATGACGCGCGCCCGGATGAAGCCCTTCGCGGCTCCGGTGACGGGCAATCAGACCGAGAAGCGGGCGTCGCACCTGAAGCCGGCCGTCGCCGCGATGCCGGAGCATGGCGGCGAGGCCACGATCATCAATCCCGAGACGCCGGCGCGCCGCGCAGGCAGCGCCGGACCCGTACAAAAAGGCGACCCGGCTCAAAAAGGCGACCCGGCCATTCGGACTTCCGAGGCACAACCAGCCTCCCGATCGGGTCACGCCCCGGCGGGAGCATCCGCCGAGGACAAGCAGACCGCCATCCGACCGGAAGGACGGCTGCCGGCCTCCGCGAGCGATGCGGTCCGCGGAGAGCCGTCTGAGGCACCGGACGGCGTCGCGGCGTCGCGCGAAGCGGATGCGTCCGCCGCGTCGGGGCGGCACCACACCGAACCGAATGCACGGGCCGAAGCCGCGCCACGCGCCGTGCCCGAGCGCCCGGCCGCGCAGACGGAGCGTCCGCAGCCCGCCTCGCCTTTTTCGTTTCGCATCCGCGACGAGTTGACCGGGCCGGCTACCGGCTCGAGCGCGAAACCGCCCTCGGGCGACGACCTTCTGCTGCTGAAACGGCTGGCCGATCAGCGACCGGGGCTCCAGCTCTCCGTGCCGGCGCCCGGCGCCGAAGAAAAACCGGCCGTGAAGCCGCGACCGGAGCGCCGGGCGGATGCGACGGCGGACGCGGCTCCGGAGCTGGCGCCACGTCGCAGCGCGCCGCAGGAAGACGCGCCGGCGCCCCGCGCCGCGCGTTCGGACGAGGGCCGGCAACAGCCCGCGCAGGATGACGGCGGCCCGTCCTATGCGCCGGCCGATCAGCAGAACACGCCGGCCGCGCCGCTGTCGACGCCCCAGGAGGCGGCGCTGCGTGCGGGCATGGATCCGATCGAGCCGCATCGCGAGAAGCGCGTCGACCGGAGCGCCGGCTCCGCGGCCGGGCTGGGCAAAGGCCTCGACGCGCCCGCGCTGATGGGCATGGACAAGGCGGACCGCGCCGGCGGGACGGCGCGCGCGCCGCATACGCCCGCCTGGGTTCAGCAGTTCATGGAGCGGTCGGCCGCGCGGGGCGACGCCAACACGTGGAAGACGCTCGAGATGCGCCTCGACGAAGGCGACGGCATGGTCACCATCAAGGTGATGCGCAACCAGGAAAAAGTAGCCGTTTCGGTCGGGTTTTCCGACCCGACGCTCCGGGCCCAGGCCGAATCGCAAGTCGCCCAGATCGTCGATGCCCTGCAAATGCACTATCAGGCGGACGTTGACTTCTCCTTTTTCCAATCCGGCAAGGAATCTGTATTCGACCATACGGCCGGCCGGCCGTCGGCGGGCGGCTCCGAGACGCGCGGCGGCTCGGCAGCGACCGTGGAGGCGCCCTCCCCCGTGGAGGTGCGCGCCGGCGCCGACGGACACTACGTGTGGGTTGGATAACCCCCTTTCACCACAGCAACATCACCCCATGGATATCACCCAGATCACTTCATCCCAGGCCCAGCAGACCCCGCTCGGCGGCGTAGCCAACCAGACGATGGGGCGGGACGACTTCCTGCTGCTCCTGGTCACCCAGCTGAGCAACCAGGACCCGCTCAATCCGATGGACGGCCAGCAGTTCGCCGCCCAGCTGGCGCAGTTCTCGTCGCTGGAACAGCTCATCAACCTGAACGACGGGATGGCCCAGAGCGCCCAGCTGAACGGGTTGCTCGCCCAGAGCATCAACTCGGGCGTCGCGGCCGGCCTGATCGGCAAGGACGTCGAGGCCGTGGGCAACCAGCTCCGGTTCGACGGCACCGAAGGCACGACCATGCACTACGAACTCGACCACGCCGCCGCGAGCGTGTCGATCGACGTCTTCGACGAGGCCGGCCGCAAGGTGCGGACGATCGAAGCCGGCGGGCAGGGCAAGGGCGAACGCAGCGCCAACTGGGACGGCAAGGGCGAGGACGGAGCGGACCTCCCCGCGGGTACCTACACCTTCAAGGTGAACGCCACCGATGCCGCCGGCAATACCGTCAACGCCACGCACCTCATGCGCGGCAATGTGGATCGCGTCTCCTTCAGCCAGGACGGCATCCTGCTGTGGATAGGCGACCAATCGATCCCCATGGGCAACGTCCGCTCCGTCATCGGGGCGTGACCAACCGAAACTCGGCCTTTTCTCGCAGGGGTCGATCCTATTCCGGAATCCAGGTTCAGGGTTCGTAGCACATCCACGGCCTCGAGCCGCCCTGAGCCTGTATGCCAGAACCGTCATGGAGACCGCTCCATGACTCCTTTCCTACTTCCGTTCAATCAACCCATCCGGCACGCTGGATTCCCGAGCGGGAAAACGGCTAGCCGGACCGCGGCCCCCTCGCACACTGCTGCGGGTTATAACACCTCGAATACTCTTATGATGCGTTCTTTAGGCAGTGGAGTCTCCGGACTCGTCAACCACCAGACGCGTATGGATGTCGTTGGCAACAACATCGCCAACGTCAACACGATTGCGTTCAAGCGGAGCCGTACCGCGTTCAACGAATTGCTGGCGCAAGAAGTGTCGAGCAACGCCTTCAACCCCTCGTTCGTCGGTCTCGGCCTCGGCCTGAACGCGATCGACGTGAGCTGGTCGCAGGGTGCGCTCGAAACGACCAACAACGCCACCGACCTCGCCATCAACGGCGACGGCTTCTTCATCGTCCGCGACGGCCAGCGCGAACTCCTGACGCGCGCCGGCAACTTCGCGTTCAACCGCGCCGGCGAAATGGTCACGTCCAGCGGCCTCAACGTCCAGGGCTTCGCGATCGACACCGCGACCGGCCTCCCGGACATGACCCGCGTCCAGGACATCGCGATCGACCTCGCGGCGGTGTCGCCGCCGCGGTACACGTCGGAAGTCTCGATCGCCGGCAACCTCGACGCCGCGATGTCCGACAACGGCGGCGTCAACCCGGACACGTACGACATGTCCACCGTCGTGTACGACGAACAGGGCAACAAGTACTCGATGATCTTCTCCTTCGAGAAGATCAGCGCCGACGGGGCCGACCCCGACCAGTACCAGGTCACCGTCACCGGCGACCCGACGACGGCGCCTTTCGGCGGCGTATCGACGGTCTTCACGGTCGAGTTCGGCACCGACGGCCTGCTGCAGTCGGTCGACGGCGTCGCGCTTACGGACCCGGCCTTCGCCCTCCCGACGATCGGCTGGGACCCCGCGTACGTCAACATCACCGGCGCCGACACGATCGACATCGACATCACGAGCATCACGCAGTTCCGCGAGACCAGCTCGGCCGTCGTGACGGATCAGAACGGCACGTCCTCGGGCAAGCTGGTCGGCTTCACGTTCGACCTCAACGGCATGCTCGAACTCAATTTCGACAACGGGCAGACGGTGCAGGTCTACCAGCTCGCGATGGGCAACGCCAACAACATCAAGGGCCTCGAGACGCTGGGCAACAACCTGTACGGCGCCACCGAGACCTCGGGCAGCATCAAGCGCGGCCGGGCCGGCGTGGAAATCGGCGCCGACATCGTCTCCGGGGCGCTCGAAATGAGCAACGTGGACCTCACGAACGAGTTTGCGGAAATGATCAAGACGCAGCGCGGCTTCCAGGCCTCCGCCCGTGTGATCCGTACCGCGGACGAACTCCTGACGGAAATCGTCAACCTCAAGCGCTAATCCAGACCACCGGTTCAGCCGGCGCCCCGCTCTCTTTCGAGGGAGCGGGGTTTTTTTATGGGATCCGGCATCCACGAAGCGTTAAGGGGGCCCCGGGGCCTGCCGATACCCCCCATTGATTACGCCTCGTGGCCATTTGTCAGACCGGACGACGTTCAAGAGTAACCGTTATGAGCCAACACACCGACGATCATACGAACCTTCTCCAAATCGTGAGCTTCGTGATAGGCGACGAGGAGTTTGGCGTCGATATCCTCAATGTGCAAGAAATCATTCGACCCGTCGAGATCACGCGCGTGCCGAACACCACCGACTTCGTGGTCGGCGTCATCAACCTGCGCGGCAAGATCGTACCGGTGGTCGATCTCAGGAAGCGGTTCGGGATGCCCAGCCACGAGCGCGACAAAAACACGCGCATCGTCGTGATCGAAATCCAGGAGCAGGTCGTCGGCTTCATGATCGACATGGTGCGTCAGGTCATCCGCCTCGACCGCACCACCATCGAACCGCCCCCCGAACTGGCCACCGGCAAGGATGCGCAGTACATCCGCGGCGTCGCCCGTCTGGAAGACCGCCTGCTCACCCTGATCGATCTCGAAGTGCTGCTGCGCGACGACACACAAGCCGTTCTTGACGCCGTCCCGCAGCACGCGGGCGCCTAACGCTTCTTCTATGTCCGCATTAGACCACTTATCCATGACGCTCACGGACGACCTGTTTGAGCAATTCAGGCAGTTGATCTATGCGCGCACGGGCATCTATTTCCAGGACAACAAGCGATACCTGCTGGAGACGCGTCTGGGTAAGCGGCTGCTGGAACTGGGATACTCGCACTTCAAGGAGTATTACGAGCTGCTGAGCAAGCGCAACAGTCCGCAGGAGTTGTCCGCGTGCGTGAACATCATCACGATCAACGAGACCTTCTTCTTTCGGGCCGTCCGGCAGTTCGAGATCCTGGAACAGAACATCCTGCCCGATCTCATCGCGGCGCGTCTCAAGCAAAGCAAGAACACGATCCGGCTGTGGAGCGCCGCGTGTTCGAGCGGCGAGGAGGCCTATACCCTGGCGCTGATCCTCAACGAGAAGTTTCGGCCCCGGTACCCGCAGGTACGGTTCGAGATCGTCGCCACGGACATCAACACGGAAGTGCTCGCCAAGGCGGAGGAAGGCATCTACAGCGCGTATGCGATCCGCAACGTGCCGCCGGCCTATCTGGCCAAGTACTTCAAGAAAGACGGCGACCACTACATCCTGTCGCCGGAAATCAAGAAGCTCGTCCGCTTCCGCCGGGTCAACCTGTTCGACCGGACGGAGATGCTCAGCGTCTCCGGCATCGATATCGCCTTCTGCGCGAATGTGCTGATCTATTTCGACCGCGAATCCAAGGCCCAGGCCGTCTCCTCGATCTACAACAGCATGAACGCGGGCGGCAGCTTCTTCCTCGGCTACTCCGAAAACCTGTACGGCATCGAGCACGGCTTCGCCTCCGTACGCATGGACGGCATCATGATCTATCGACGTGAAGCCTGACCCGATCACACACGCAAAAAAGTACATCATGAGTTATTCCAAACCCGTTTCGTCCGATACCCCTCACGTGGTGGACCGTCCGCGCCGTAACGCGGAGGAGTCGACCCGTGATCGCACAAGATCCATCACGAATTGCCTGAACCCCCGTTAATCGAGACAGCTATGAAGTTTTTAGTCGTAGACGATTCGCCAACGATGCGCCGAATTGTGTGCAACGCCTTGATGGAAATCGGTTATACCGACCTGACCGAGGCGGAGGACGGCCAGAAAGCGATGGAGAAGCTCAGCAGCGAAGCGATCGACTTCGTTATCACGGACTGGAACATGCCGAACATGAACGGTCTGGAGCTGACGAAGAGCATCCGCAAGCACGAGACCCTGGGCAACCTTCCGATCCTGATGGTTACGACGCGCGGCTTGAAAGAGGATGTGCTTTCGGCCATGCAGGCGAAGGTGAACAACTACGTCATCAAGCCCTTCACGCCCGACATTCTTCGGGATAAGATCGACATGATTCTCAAAATCGGCTCGTGAGATGGCAATGAACAACACAACGGAAATGCAGAGAATGCTGGACAAGCTCGACGAGTTGCGATCGATCTTCGTCCTGGGTCAGCGCGCCGTCCCCTTCATCGAGGAGGTCGTCTTGCTGATCAAGGACATGTCGCCCCTGCTCGACAGCATCAACGGCTCGTTGCAGGATAGCGCGAGCAAGTTGCCCAGTGCCTCGTCCCAGCTCGAAAGCGTGTCTCAGGCGACGGAGATGGCGACCACCGAGATTCTCAACCTGGTGGATCTCGCCCTCATGAAATGCAATGAACTCGGCAAGAAGATGAGTTCGATGGGGACGCACGTGAGCAACGTGCGCGACCAGCACAACCAGTTTCAGCAGGTGGTCGAGCAAAAGCTCGGCGCCTCGTGGAAGGACCTGGCCGAGGAGTTCGCGACCTACAGCAGCAACCAGGAATCGACGCTGAGCGCGATCGAGAAGGGTCTCGGCATCCAGATGGAAGCGGTGAACGTGCTCAAGGAAGGGATGACGCAGATCATGCTCTCCCTCCAGGTGCAGGACATCACCTCCCAGCAGATCGCATCAGTCAACCATCTCATCCAGACGACCCGCGAGCGCCTTCACAAGCTCACGGAGAACCTGGGCCCGCGCGTATCGGAAGAAGACGACTTCGACACGCGGCTCCAGAGCGGCGCGACGTTCGACTCGAACGCGCGATACGACCTGCCCGGCCTGCGCGAAGTCACCGAGCCGGAGAGCTCCGAATTCGATTCTGCCGGCGACTTTGCCACGATGGGCGATATCGACAAGCTGTTCGCAAATCAGTAAACGGCGCGCTGTTATTCGCACGCAGATGACATAACAATGGCTGAGAACAACCCCAAGTCCGACGTTTCGCCATCGATCGAAGATCGGTTTGCAGAAGAGGCGCTTAACACCCTCACGCACGCACGCGAGGTGCTTACCCGTCTGGCCGGCGGGGTGAGTACAACCGACGCCTACGACGATGTCGCCCGCGCCGTATTCACCCTGAACGGAGCGGCCGAGGTGCTCGATCTCGAACAGATCAAGGTCCTCACCGCCAGCTTCTGCAACGCCGTCACGTCGATCCGCGACGCCGGCATCAGCCTGTCTGAAAGCGCAGCGAATACGCTCCAGAACGCCCTCGACGCCCTCGTCGACCTGATCGAGCGGATGCGGACGGGGAACGAGCAATCGCCGTTCATCACGCCGCTCATCGCCGAGCTGGACCTGCTCTCCGCCAACCCCGGCACCCCTGCCGCCCCCCAGGCGACCGCCGAACCCGCGGCCCCGGCCGCGCCGGAAGCCGTGACCGAACCGGTAGCGGCAGCCACCACGGCTCCCGAAGTCGAAACGCCCGCACCGGCCGAAGCGGAAGCCGAAGCAGAGGCTACGCCGGCTGCCGAGGTAGAAATCGCGCCGGCTGCTGAAACGGAAGCCGCGCCGCCAGCTGCCGCGGTAGAAGTCGCGCCGGCTGCCGAAACGGAAATCGCGCCGGCTGCCGAGGTAGAAATCGCGCCGGCTGACGAAGCGCCGGCCGCCGCGCCGAAACGGAGCTACGCGCCGTCGGCCAGCATGCTCGCCGACGCCAACGCCCAGATGGAACTGGGCGACATGCAGATGGTGATCGATGCCTTCGTCGAGGATGCGACACCGTCCATCGAAGACCTCAAGCAGGATGTTTTCGGCCTCAACGGCGGCGAAAACGACGCCTCGCTGCTCCAGACCATGCTCAAGGTCGTGGGCAACTTGCGGAGCACCGCCGGCTTCCTGAGCCTGGAACAGCTCAGCCTGCTCTCGCGCAAGCTCGAGCATGTGGCGCACCAGATGCTGTCCGGTCACCTCGACTGGTCGACCGTCATCACCGATACGTTCAGCTCGGCGCTCGAGCACCTGCAGACGCTCGTCCAGCAGGTCGCCGATCGGAAGATCGTGGCCGTGGACCAGGACGAACTGCTTGCCACGCTCGACGCGTGGATCCCGGAAGACAGCAAGCCCCCGGCGCTCACCGTCGTCGAAACTGCCCCGGCCCCGGTGGCCGCGACGCCGCAGCCGGCCGCGCCCGCGCCGGAAGAAGAAGAGGAAAAGGAGCTCGAAGACGTCCTCGTCGACGAGACGCACCAGATCCATTCCGAGGACTTCCGGGAGATCGTCGAGAGCTTTGTCGTCGAAGCCACGGAGATCCTGGATAACCTCGACAACAAGCTGCTGAGCCTGGAGGACCATATCCACGACCGCGCGCTCGTCGACGAGATCTTCCGCGACGTGCACACCGTGAAGGGCTCCGCCGGCTTCCTGAACCTGCAGCAGCTCAGCCACATCGCGCACCATTTCGAGGATGTGCTGAACCGGCTCCGTCGCGGCGACATCGAATTCCATCCGGCGATGATGGACGTGATGTTCGCGGCCTACGACCAGATGAAGGTGCTCGCCCTCCAGGTGAAGAACCTGAAGCTGGAGGTGGTCAAGCAGGGTCACCTGATCAAACAGCTTACGGCGATCTCCTCCGGGACCTTCAAGCCGGACGCCGCCGCCAGCATTCGCCGCGACGCGGCGATCGAGCCCGAGCCGACCGCCGGCGACGACGAGGCGCACGAGGCGCCCGATAGCGGCGCCGCGCGGACCGAAGCCGGCGGGGATGCACGGGGCGCGGCCTCCGCGAGCCGCGGCCTCGACCGCTCCACCGAAACCATTCGCGTCGAGGTGCACCGCCTCGACAACCTGATGAACCTGGTCGGCGAGCTGGTGCTCAACCGCAACCGGCTCGTCCAGATCACCGAAGACCTGAATTCGTCGCTCAGCGACGACCTGCAGCGCGGCCTGCTGGAAACCAGCGCGCAGCTGGACTTCATCACCACGGAGTTGCAGACCGGCGTCATGCATACCCGCATGGTGCAGATCGGGCGCATCTTCAACAAATTCCCGCGCGTCGTGCGCGACCTGGCCCGGTCCACCAACAAGGAGATCGAGCTGGTCATCGAAGGCGCCGAGACCGAGCTGGACAAGTCGCTCACGGAAGAGATCGGCGATCCGCTGGTCCACCTCCTGCGCAACTCGGTCGACCACGGCGTCGAGGTGCCCGAGCAGCGCCTGGCCGCCGGCAAGCCGGCGGTCGGGACGATCCGCCTGGTCGCACGCCAGGAAGGCAACAACATCATCATCGAAGTATCCGACGACGGGGCCGGCATCAATGTCGACCGCGTCAAGCGGAAAGCGATCGAAAAAGGACTCATCACGGAGGCCGAAGCCACCGAGATGACGGACGACGAGGCGTTCAACCTGATCTTCAAGCCCGGCTTCAGCACCGCGGAGAAAATCAGCAACATCTCGGGCCGGGGCGTGGGCATGGACGTGGTCAAGACGCACATCGCGCGGCTGAACGGCACGATCGGCATCAGCTCCGAGATGGGCAAGGGCTCCTCGGTGACGCTGAAGCTGCCGCTCACGCTCGCGATCAAGCAAAGCCTGCTGGTGCGTCAGAGCAAGGAGACGTTCGCCATCCCGCTCCACTCGGTCATCGAAGTCGTCGGTCTCGAGAACCACAAGATCGACAGCATCAACGGCCGCGAGGTGCTTCGCCTGCGCGAGCGCATCCTGCCGCTGGTGTACATCAGCGACATCCTCGGCCTGGAGAAACGGCCGGACTTCTCCGCCGCCTACGCGGTCATCGTCGGCCTCGCGCATCACCGCGTCGGCCTGATCACCGAAGACCTGGTCGGCCAGAAAGAAATCGTCATCAAGCCCCTCGGCAACTACCTCAAGAAGATTCCGGGCATCGCCGGCTCGACGATCCTCGGCGACGGTCGGGTGATCATGATCCTCGATGTCGCCGAACTGATTCGCCTCGAACAGGAGCATCCCCGCAGACGCCCTGAGACGGGTTCGAAGACGGAAAAACCCTGACGTTCACGCCGTGGGACGGCCAGGCAGCACACGCCTCGCCCGGGTCGCTCGCGCTTTCGCCGGCAACCCGAGCGAGGCGTCGATCCACCGCACGGCCATGAACCGACGCTCAACCCCAAGACGCACATGATCCGCCTTCTGATTGTCGACGACTCCGCCTTCATGCGAACGACGCTCAGCCAGTTGCTCGACGCCGAGCCCGACATCACCGTCGTCGGTACGGCGAAGGACGGCGTGGAGGCGCTCGAACAGGCGCGCGTGCTCAAGCCCGACGTCATCACGATGGATGTGATGATGCCGAACATGGACGGCATCTCCGCCGTCCAGCGCATGATGAATGTCCATTCCTGCCCCATCCTGATGTTCAGTTCGCTGACCCAGGAGGGCGCGGAGACCACGCTCAAGGCGCTGGAAGCCGGCGCCACGGATTTCATTACCAAAGAAAGCTCGTTCGTCCGCGGCGACCGGTCCAGCATCGTGCGCGACCTCGTCGCCAAGATCAAGTCGATCCACGGCGCCCGATCGAGCATCCTGCACAATACCCGGCCGCTCGTGTCGCGTGCGCGGACGGCCGCGGCGCCGGCGCCGGCACCGACGCCCGGCAGCGCGCCGAACGTGCGCATCAACGGCGCCGAGCTCGTCCTGATCGGCATCTCGACGGGCGGCCCGCTTTCGCTGCAGAAGGTGATCCCGATGCTCGCCGCGACGTTCCCGGTTCCGATCGTGATCGCGCAGCACATGCCGCCCAAGTTCACCAAAACGCTCGCGGACAGCCTCAACGCGATCAGCGCGCTCACCGTCGTCGAGGCGACGGACGGAACGCCGCTGAAAGCCGGCGGCGTGTACATC from Rhodothermales bacterium includes the following:
- a CDS encoding chemotaxis protein CheA, with the translated sequence MAENNPKSDVSPSIEDRFAEEALNTLTHAREVLTRLAGGVSTTDAYDDVARAVFTLNGAAEVLDLEQIKVLTASFCNAVTSIRDAGISLSESAANTLQNALDALVDLIERMRTGNEQSPFITPLIAELDLLSANPGTPAAPQATAEPAAPAAPEAVTEPVAAATTAPEVETPAPAEAEAEAEATPAAEVEIAPAAETEAAPPAAAVEVAPAAETEIAPAAEVEIAPADEAPAAAPKRSYAPSASMLADANAQMELGDMQMVIDAFVEDATPSIEDLKQDVFGLNGGENDASLLQTMLKVVGNLRSTAGFLSLEQLSLLSRKLEHVAHQMLSGHLDWSTVITDTFSSALEHLQTLVQQVADRKIVAVDQDELLATLDAWIPEDSKPPALTVVETAPAPVAATPQPAAPAPEEEEEKELEDVLVDETHQIHSEDFREIVESFVVEATEILDNLDNKLLSLEDHIHDRALVDEIFRDVHTVKGSAGFLNLQQLSHIAHHFEDVLNRLRRGDIEFHPAMMDVMFAAYDQMKVLALQVKNLKLEVVKQGHLIKQLTAISSGTFKPDAAASIRRDAAIEPEPTAGDDEAHEAPDSGAARTEAGGDARGAASASRGLDRSTETIRVEVHRLDNLMNLVGELVLNRNRLVQITEDLNSSLSDDLQRGLLETSAQLDFITTELQTGVMHTRMVQIGRIFNKFPRVVRDLARSTNKEIELVIEGAETELDKSLTEEIGDPLVHLLRNSVDHGVEVPEQRLAAGKPAVGTIRLVARQEGNNIIIEVSDDGAGINVDRVKRKAIEKGLITEAEATEMTDDEAFNLIFKPGFSTAEKISNISGRGVGMDVVKTHIARLNGTIGISSEMGKGSSVTLKLPLTLAIKQSLLVRQSKETFAIPLHSVIEVVGLENHKIDSINGREVLRLRERILPLVYISDILGLEKRPDFSAAYAVIVGLAHHRVGLITEDLVGQKEIVIKPLGNYLKKIPGIAGSTILGDGRVIMILDVAELIRLEQEHPRRRPETGSKTEKP
- a CDS encoding flagellar hook protein FlgE codes for the protein MMRSLGSGVSGLVNHQTRMDVVGNNIANVNTIAFKRSRTAFNELLAQEVSSNAFNPSFVGLGLGLNAIDVSWSQGALETTNNATDLAINGDGFFIVRDGQRELLTRAGNFAFNRAGEMVTSSGLNVQGFAIDTATGLPDMTRVQDIAIDLAAVSPPRYTSEVSIAGNLDAAMSDNGGVNPDTYDMSTVVYDEQGNKYSMIFSFEKISADGADPDQYQVTVTGDPTTAPFGGVSTVFTVEFGTDGLLQSVDGVALTDPAFALPTIGWDPAYVNITGADTIDIDITSITQFRETSSAVVTDQNGTSSGKLVGFTFDLNGMLELNFDNGQTVQVYQLAMGNANNIKGLETLGNNLYGATETSGSIKRGRAGVEIGADIVSGALEMSNVDLTNEFAEMIKTQRGFQASARVIRTADELLTEIVNLKR
- a CDS encoding response regulator, with the protein product MKFLVVDDSPTMRRIVCNALMEIGYTDLTEAEDGQKAMEKLSSEAIDFVITDWNMPNMNGLELTKSIRKHETLGNLPILMVTTRGLKEDVLSAMQAKVNNYVIKPFTPDILRDKIDMILKIGS
- a CDS encoding chemotaxis protein CheW; this encodes MSFVIGDEEFGVDILNVQEIIRPVEITRVPNTTDFVVGVINLRGKIVPVVDLRKRFGMPSHERDKNTRIVVIEIQEQVVGFMIDMVRQVIRLDRTTIEPPPELATGKDAQYIRGVARLEDRLLTLIDLEVLLRDDTQAVLDAVPQHAGA
- a CDS encoding protein-glutamate O-methyltransferase CheR; translation: MSALDHLSMTLTDDLFEQFRQLIYARTGIYFQDNKRYLLETRLGKRLLELGYSHFKEYYELLSKRNSPQELSACVNIITINETFFFRAVRQFEILEQNILPDLIAARLKQSKNTIRLWSAACSSGEEAYTLALILNEKFRPRYPQVRFEIVATDINTEVLAKAEEGIYSAYAIRNVPPAYLAKYFKKDGDHYILSPEIKKLVRFRRVNLFDRTEMLSVSGIDIAFCANVLIYFDRESKAQAVSSIYNSMNAGGSFFLGYSENLYGIEHGFASVRMDGIMIYRREA
- a CDS encoding protein phosphatase CheZ: MQRMLDKLDELRSIFVLGQRAVPFIEEVVLLIKDMSPLLDSINGSLQDSASKLPSASSQLESVSQATEMATTEILNLVDLALMKCNELGKKMSSMGTHVSNVRDQHNQFQQVVEQKLGASWKDLAEEFATYSSNQESTLSAIEKGLGIQMEAVNVLKEGMTQIMLSLQVQDITSQQIASVNHLIQTTRERLHKLTENLGPRVSEEDDFDTRLQSGATFDSNARYDLPGLREVTEPESSEFDSAGDFATMGDIDKLFANQ
- a CDS encoding chemotaxis response regulator protein-glutamate methylesterase, with amino-acid sequence MIRLLIVDDSAFMRTTLSQLLDAEPDITVVGTAKDGVEALEQARVLKPDVITMDVMMPNMDGISAVQRMMNVHSCPILMFSSLTQEGAETTLKALEAGATDFITKESSFVRGDRSSIVRDLVAKIKSIHGARSSILHNTRPLVSRARTAAAPAPAPTPGSAPNVRINGAELVLIGISTGGPLSLQKVIPMLAATFPVPIVIAQHMPPKFTKTLADSLNAISALTVVEATDGTPLKAGGVYIAPGGSDSVIFRKDGTPHLRVLKESATSRYHPCVDLLFTSAADLYGSMTVGVVMTGMGNDGLEGARHIKARNGTVLVQDEGSSVIYGMPKAVFDAGLADATLALDHIAPVLTRSLARATANAA
- a CDS encoding flagellar hook capping FlgD N-terminal domain-containing protein — encoded protein: MDITQITSSQAQQTPLGGVANQTMGRDDFLLLLVTQLSNQDPLNPMDGQQFAAQLAQFSSLEQLINLNDGMAQSAQLNGLLAQSINSGVAAGLIGKDVEAVGNQLRFDGTEGTTMHYELDHAAASVSIDVFDEAGRKVRTIEAGGQGKGERSANWDGKGEDGADLPAGTYTFKVNATDAAGNTVNATHLMRGNVDRVSFSQDGILLWIGDQSIPMGNVRSVIGA